One Miscanthus floridulus cultivar M001 chromosome 11, ASM1932011v1, whole genome shotgun sequence DNA window includes the following coding sequences:
- the LOC136493241 gene encoding probable cytokinin riboside 5'-monophosphate phosphoribohydrolase LOGL6 isoform X1, translated as MDAEHHLEMEIKEEEGAEVMEMTTVPSPRFRRICVFCGSSQGKKKSYQDAAVELGEELVSRNIDLVYGGGSVGLMGLVSRAVYNGGRHVIGYVNSNDAWSVFSTSTHKKNNLKKLCKIMTKRVGLVASSGAKCYIICHLIVDQLYMCRVIPKTLMPREITGETVGEVKAVADMHQRKAEMARQSDAFIALPGGYGTLEELLEVIAWAQLGIHDKPVGLLNVDGYYNSLLSFIDKAVEEEFISPTASHIIVLAPTPKELLDKLEEYSPRHEKVVPKMKWEMEQLSYCKSCEIPPGLKEGKPIIQAQRGAML; from the exons ATGGACGCAGAACATCACTTGGAGATGGAGatcaaggaggaagaaggagcggaGGTGATGGAGATGACGACGGTGCCCTCTCCTCGGTTCAGGAGGATCTGCGTCTTCTGCGGAAGCAGCCAGGGGAAGAAGAAGAGCTACCAGGATGCTGCAGTCGAGCTCGGCGAGGAGCTG GTCTCAAGGAACATTGATCTGGTCTACGGCGGGGGAAGTGTCGGGCTAATGGGCCTGGTCTCTCGAGCAGTCTACAATGGAGGGAGGCACGTCATAGGGTATGTAAACAGCAATGATGCATGGTCAGTCTTCAGCACTAGCACACATAAAAAGAATAACCTGAAGAAACTTTGTAAAATCATGACAAAAAGAGTTGGATTGGTCGCATCCTCAGGTGCTAAATGCTATATAATTTGTCATCTCATTGTCGATCAATTATATATGTGCAGGGTGATTCCCAAGACCCTCATGCCGAGAGAG ATAACAGGTGAGACGGTTGGGGAGGTGAAGGCCGTGGCAGATATGCATCAGAGGAAGGCTGAGATGGCCAGGCAATCTGATGCCTTCATAGCACTTCCTG GAGGCTATGGAACCCTTGAAGAGCTGCTGGAAGTGATCGCATGGGCGCAGCTTGGCATTCACGACAAGCCG GTTGGGCTGCTAAATGTGGACGGGTACTACAACTCCCTCCTATCCTTCATCGACAAAGCTGTAGAGGAAGAGTTCATCAGCCCGACTGCTAGCCACATCATCGTCTTGGCCCCGACACCGAAAGAACTGCTCGACAAGTTAGAG GAGTATTCCCCCCGGCACGAGAAGGTGGTGCCGAAGATGAAGTGGGAGATGGAGCAGCTGAGCTACTGCAAGAGCTGCGAGATCCCGCCGGGGCTCAAAGAAGGGAAGCCGATCATCCAAGCACAGCGAGGAGCCATGCTCTGA
- the LOC136493241 gene encoding probable cytokinin riboside 5'-monophosphate phosphoribohydrolase LOGL6 isoform X2 produces MDAEHHLEMEIKEEEGAEVMEMTTVPSPRFRRICVFCGSSQGKKKSYQDAAVELGEELVSRNIDLVYGGGSVGLMGLVSRAVYNGGRHVIGVIPKTLMPREITGETVGEVKAVADMHQRKAEMARQSDAFIALPGGYGTLEELLEVIAWAQLGIHDKPVGLLNVDGYYNSLLSFIDKAVEEEFISPTASHIIVLAPTPKELLDKLEEYSPRHEKVVPKMKWEMEQLSYCKSCEIPPGLKEGKPIIQAQRGAML; encoded by the exons ATGGACGCAGAACATCACTTGGAGATGGAGatcaaggaggaagaaggagcggaGGTGATGGAGATGACGACGGTGCCCTCTCCTCGGTTCAGGAGGATCTGCGTCTTCTGCGGAAGCAGCCAGGGGAAGAAGAAGAGCTACCAGGATGCTGCAGTCGAGCTCGGCGAGGAGCTG GTCTCAAGGAACATTGATCTGGTCTACGGCGGGGGAAGTGTCGGGCTAATGGGCCTGGTCTCTCGAGCAGTCTACAATGGAGGGAGGCACGTCATAGG GGTGATTCCCAAGACCCTCATGCCGAGAGAG ATAACAGGTGAGACGGTTGGGGAGGTGAAGGCCGTGGCAGATATGCATCAGAGGAAGGCTGAGATGGCCAGGCAATCTGATGCCTTCATAGCACTTCCTG GAGGCTATGGAACCCTTGAAGAGCTGCTGGAAGTGATCGCATGGGCGCAGCTTGGCATTCACGACAAGCCG GTTGGGCTGCTAAATGTGGACGGGTACTACAACTCCCTCCTATCCTTCATCGACAAAGCTGTAGAGGAAGAGTTCATCAGCCCGACTGCTAGCCACATCATCGTCTTGGCCCCGACACCGAAAGAACTGCTCGACAAGTTAGAG GAGTATTCCCCCCGGCACGAGAAGGTGGTGCCGAAGATGAAGTGGGAGATGGAGCAGCTGAGCTACTGCAAGAGCTGCGAGATCCCGCCGGGGCTCAAAGAAGGGAAGCCGATCATCCAAGCACAGCGAGGAGCCATGCTCTGA